A single region of the Winslowiella toletana genome encodes:
- the ssb1 gene encoding single-stranded DNA-binding protein SSB1, with the protein MASRGVNKVILVGNLGQDPEVRYMPNGGAVANITLATSESWRDKQTGETKEKTEWHRVVLFGKLAEVAGEYLRKGSQVYIEGALQTRKWTDQAGVEKYTTEVVVNVGGTMQMLGGRGQGGGAPAGGGQGNNNGWGQPQQPQAAQGGNNNQFSGGAQSRPQQQNNAPANNNEPPMDFDDDIPF; encoded by the coding sequence ATGGCCAGCAGAGGCGTTAACAAAGTGATTCTTGTCGGAAATCTGGGTCAGGATCCGGAAGTCCGTTACATGCCGAATGGTGGTGCGGTTGCCAACATTACCCTGGCCACGTCTGAAAGCTGGCGTGACAAGCAGACCGGCGAAACCAAAGAGAAGACTGAATGGCACCGTGTTGTGCTGTTTGGCAAGCTGGCTGAAGTTGCGGGCGAATACCTGCGTAAAGGCTCTCAGGTGTATATCGAAGGTGCACTGCAGACGCGTAAATGGACTGACCAGGCTGGCGTGGAAAAATACACTACTGAAGTGGTAGTAAACGTTGGCGGCACCATGCAGATGCTGGGTGGCCGTGGTCAGGGCGGCGGCGCACCAGCCGGTGGCGGCCAGGGCAACAACAATGGTTGGGGCCAGCCTCAACAGCCCCAGGCAGCGCAGGGCGGTAATAACAACCAGTTCAGCGGCGGCGCGCAATCTCGCCCGCAGCAGCAGAACAACGCGCCAGCCAATAATAATGAACCACCAATGGATTTTGATGACGATATTCCGTTCTGA
- the uvrA gene encoding excinuclease ABC subunit UvrA produces the protein MDKIEVRGARTHNLKNINLTIPRDKLIVVTGLSGSGKSSLAFDTLYAEGQRRYVESLSAYARQFLSLMEKPDVDHIEGLSPAISIEQKSTSHNPRSTVGTITEIHDYLRLLFARVGEPRCPDHDVPLAAQTVSQMVDNVLAQPEGTRLMLLAPVVQDRKGEHTKTLENLASQGYIRARIDGEVCDLSDPPKLELQKKHTIEVVVDRFKVREDLSQRLAESFETALELSGGTAIVADMDDTSKEELLFSANFACPICGYSMSELEPRLFSFNNPAGACPTCDGLGVQQYFDPDRVVQNPELSLAGGAIRGWDRRNFYYFQMLRSLAEHLDFDIEAPFNQLEEKARKVILYGSGKENIEFKYINDRGDTSVRRHPFEGVLHNMERRYKETESAAVREDLAKFISNRACASCEGTRLRREARHVFVENTTLPTISDMSIGHAMEFFQNMKLSGQRAKIAEKVLKEIGDRLKFLVNVGLNYLSMSRSAETLSGGEAQRIRLASQIGAGLVGVMYVLDEPSIGLHQRDNERLLETLIHLRNLGNTVIVVEHDEDAIRAADHVIDIGPGAGVHGGQIVAEGTVDDIMAKEDSLTGQFLSGKREIAIPQQRVQADPTKVLKLVGARGNNLKDVTLTLPVGLFSCITGVSGSGKSTLINDTLFPIAQRQLNGATIAEPAPYREVSGMENFDKVIDIDQSPIGRTPRSNPATYTGIFTPVRELFAGVPEARARGYNPGRFSFNVRGGRCEACQGDGVIKVEMHFLPDIYVPCDQCKGKRYNRETLEIKYKGKNIHEVLEMTIEEAREFFDAVPALARKLQTLIDVGLSYIRLGQSATTLSGGEAQRVKLARELSKRGTGQTLYILDEPTTGLHFADIQQLLEVLHQLRDQGNTIVVIEHNLDVIKTADWIVDLGPEGGSGGGEILVSGTPETVAKCEKSHTARFLKPLLKM, from the coding sequence ATGGATAAGATTGAAGTCCGGGGTGCCCGCACCCACAATTTGAAAAACATCAACCTGACCATCCCTCGCGACAAACTGATCGTTGTCACCGGCCTGTCAGGTTCCGGTAAATCCTCGCTGGCGTTTGATACGCTGTACGCTGAGGGTCAACGTCGCTATGTGGAATCCCTTTCCGCCTATGCACGTCAGTTTCTCTCCTTGATGGAGAAGCCGGATGTCGATCATATCGAAGGCTTGTCGCCGGCGATTTCGATTGAGCAGAAATCGACCTCCCATAACCCGCGATCCACCGTCGGGACTATCACTGAAATTCACGATTACCTGCGCCTGCTGTTTGCCCGCGTAGGTGAACCGCGCTGCCCCGATCACGACGTGCCGCTGGCGGCGCAAACCGTCAGCCAGATGGTGGATAATGTGCTGGCGCAGCCGGAAGGCACGCGGCTAATGCTGCTGGCGCCGGTAGTGCAGGATCGTAAAGGTGAGCACACCAAGACGCTGGAAAACCTGGCGTCTCAGGGCTATATCCGCGCGCGTATCGACGGCGAAGTCTGCGATCTGTCCGATCCACCTAAGCTGGAGCTGCAAAAGAAACATACCATTGAAGTGGTAGTTGACCGCTTTAAAGTGCGTGAAGACTTGTCCCAGCGCCTGGCCGAATCGTTTGAAACCGCACTGGAGTTATCCGGCGGAACCGCGATCGTCGCCGATATGGACGATACCAGTAAAGAAGAATTGCTGTTCTCGGCTAACTTTGCCTGCCCGATTTGCGGCTACAGCATGAGCGAGCTGGAACCCCGCCTGTTCTCATTTAACAACCCGGCTGGGGCTTGTCCAACCTGTGATGGTCTGGGCGTGCAGCAATACTTCGATCCGGACCGCGTAGTGCAAAATCCTGAGCTGTCGCTGGCTGGCGGTGCAATCCGCGGCTGGGATCGCCGTAACTTCTATTATTTCCAGATGTTGCGCTCACTGGCGGAACACCTCGATTTTGATATCGAAGCACCGTTCAACCAGCTGGAAGAGAAAGCGCGTAAAGTGATTCTTTACGGCTCCGGTAAAGAAAACATCGAATTTAAGTATATCAACGATCGCGGTGATACTTCGGTGCGCCGTCATCCGTTTGAAGGCGTGCTGCACAATATGGAGCGCCGCTACAAAGAGACCGAATCTGCTGCGGTACGCGAGGATCTGGCCAAGTTTATCAGCAACCGCGCCTGTGCCAGCTGTGAAGGCACCCGCTTGCGTCGCGAAGCACGCCATGTGTTTGTGGAAAACACCACCCTGCCGACCATCTCAGATATGAGCATTGGTCATGCGATGGAGTTTTTCCAGAACATGAAACTCAGCGGTCAGCGCGCAAAAATCGCCGAAAAGGTGTTGAAAGAGATTGGCGATCGCCTGAAATTCCTGGTTAACGTCGGTCTGAATTATCTGTCGATGTCGCGCTCAGCGGAGACGCTGTCCGGTGGTGAAGCACAGCGTATCCGTCTGGCCAGCCAAATTGGTGCCGGACTGGTTGGCGTGATGTACGTGCTGGATGAGCCATCCATTGGTCTGCATCAGCGCGATAATGAACGCCTGCTGGAAACGCTGATTCACCTGCGTAATCTTGGTAATACCGTGATTGTGGTGGAGCATGATGAAGACGCGATCCGCGCTGCCGACCACGTGATCGATATCGGTCCGGGTGCCGGGGTGCACGGCGGTCAAATCGTGGCTGAAGGCACGGTCGACGATATTATGGCGAAGGAAGATTCGCTTACCGGTCAGTTCCTGAGTGGCAAACGCGAAATTGCGATTCCTCAGCAGCGCGTGCAGGCCGACCCAACTAAAGTGCTGAAATTGGTCGGCGCGCGTGGTAACAACCTGAAGGATGTGACCCTGACGCTGCCGGTCGGCCTGTTCAGCTGTATTACCGGCGTTTCCGGCTCCGGTAAATCGACGCTGATTAACGATACGCTGTTCCCGATTGCCCAGCGCCAGCTTAATGGTGCCACTATTGCCGAACCTGCACCGTATCGCGAAGTCAGCGGAATGGAAAATTTCGACAAGGTGATCGATATCGATCAAAGCCCGATTGGACGCACACCGCGCTCTAACCCGGCGACCTATACCGGTATCTTTACTCCGGTGCGCGAACTGTTTGCCGGCGTGCCGGAAGCGCGTGCACGTGGCTACAATCCGGGGCGTTTTAGTTTTAACGTGCGTGGCGGCCGCTGTGAAGCTTGTCAGGGCGACGGTGTAATCAAGGTAGAAATGCACTTCCTGCCAGATATTTATGTCCCTTGTGACCAGTGTAAAGGCAAGCGCTATAACCGCGAGACGCTGGAGATAAAATACAAGGGCAAAAACATCCATGAAGTGCTGGAAATGACCATTGAAGAAGCTCGTGAGTTCTTCGATGCGGTGCCAGCGCTGGCACGTAAGCTGCAAACGCTGATCGATGTTGGCCTGTCGTATATTCGTCTTGGTCAGTCGGCTACCACGCTGTCCGGTGGTGAGGCGCAGCGTGTGAAGCTGGCGCGCGAGCTGTCGAAACGCGGTACCGGTCAGACGCTGTACATCCTTGACGAACCAACCACTGGCCTGCACTTTGCAGATATCCAGCAGTTACTGGAAGTGCTGCATCAGCTGCGTGACCAGGGTAATACCATCGTGGTTATCGAACACAATCTTGATGTGATTAAAACCGCTGACTGGATTGTTGACCTCGGCCCGGAAGGCGGTAGCGGCGGCGGGGAAATCCTCGTTTCCGGTACACCGGAAACTGTTGCCAAATGTGAGAAATCCCATACCGCGCGCTTCCTGAAGCCGCTGTTAAAAATGTAA
- a CDS encoding NAD(P)-dependent alcohol dehydrogenase gives MNITHAWAAQDAKSKLAPFDYQPRELREHDVQIEVLFCGVCHSDLHQARNEWNNTIFPVVPGHEIVGRVTAVGGHSHKYKVGDLVGVGCMVDSCRTCSSCEEGLEQYCENGFVGTYNGEDRQTGDITYGGYSTQVVVHEDFVLRVPENLDPAGAAPLLCAGITTYSPLSHWGAGPGKKVGIVGLGGLGHMGVKIAHAMGAHVVLFTTSESKVADGKRLGADEVVISKDPEQMAQHANSFDLIINTVAAQHDLNPFITLLRRDGNMTLVGAPEHDHPSPQVFNLIFKRRSIAGSLIGGIAETQEMLDFCGKHNIVSDIEMIKMNQINEAYERMLKSDVKYRFVIDIDTLRNEATA, from the coding sequence ATGAATATTACGCACGCCTGGGCTGCTCAGGACGCGAAATCTAAGCTGGCCCCCTTCGATTACCAGCCGCGTGAACTTCGTGAACATGATGTGCAAATTGAAGTGCTGTTTTGTGGCGTCTGCCACTCGGATCTTCATCAGGCCCGCAATGAGTGGAATAACACCATCTTTCCAGTGGTGCCAGGGCATGAAATTGTCGGACGCGTCACCGCGGTCGGTGGCCACAGCCACAAATATAAAGTCGGCGATCTGGTCGGCGTCGGCTGTATGGTCGATTCCTGTCGCACCTGCTCCAGCTGTGAAGAGGGTTTAGAGCAGTATTGTGAAAATGGCTTTGTGGGCACCTACAACGGTGAAGACCGTCAGACTGGCGATATCACCTACGGTGGCTATTCAACTCAGGTAGTCGTGCATGAAGACTTCGTGCTGCGCGTACCGGAAAACCTGGATCCGGCCGGTGCCGCACCGCTGCTGTGCGCCGGCATTACCACTTACTCACCGTTGAGTCACTGGGGCGCAGGCCCGGGCAAAAAAGTCGGTATTGTCGGACTGGGTGGGCTGGGGCATATGGGGGTGAAAATCGCCCATGCGATGGGCGCACATGTAGTGCTGTTTACCACCTCTGAATCAAAAGTCGCAGACGGTAAACGCCTCGGCGCAGATGAAGTGGTGATTTCCAAAGATCCTGAGCAGATGGCGCAGCACGCCAACAGTTTTGATCTAATTATCAATACGGTTGCCGCGCAGCACGATCTTAACCCGTTTATTACCCTGCTGCGTCGCGACGGCAATATGACGCTGGTCGGCGCACCTGAACACGACCATCCATCACCGCAAGTGTTTAATCTGATCTTCAAACGCCGCAGTATTGCCGGTTCACTGATCGGTGGCATCGCTGAGACCCAGGAAATGCTGGATTTCTGCGGTAAGCACAATATCGTTTCTGATATCGAAATGATTAAGATGAACCAAATCAACGAAGCTTACGAGCGCATGCTGAAAAGCGATGTGAAGTACCGTTTCGTGATTGATATCGATACCTTACGCAACGAAGCAACCGCGTAA
- a CDS encoding MmcQ/YjbR family DNA-binding protein, protein MNTSDLLSYCMDKPGAEQSVHSDWKATQIKVDDVLFAMVHEVQGRPAVSLKASPALTELLREEHQDVSPSEHLNKSHWSTVFLDGSLKDSQIYYLVDASLQQAVNTRAAGGNRGG, encoded by the coding sequence ATGAACACTTCGGATCTGCTTTCTTACTGCATGGATAAACCCGGTGCGGAACAGAGTGTCCACAGTGACTGGAAAGCCACGCAGATTAAAGTTGATGATGTGCTGTTTGCGATGGTGCATGAAGTTCAGGGGCGACCGGCGGTGTCGCTTAAGGCTTCGCCTGCGCTGACCGAGCTGTTACGCGAAGAACATCAGGATGTCTCACCCAGCGAACATCTGAATAAATCACACTGGAGCACGGTATTTCTTGATGGATCGCTGAAAGATTCGCAGATCTACTATCTGGTGGACGCCTCGCTACAGCAGGCGGTTAACACCCGGGCGGCGGGCGGCAATCGCGGTGGATAA
- a CDS encoding secondary thiamine-phosphate synthase enzyme YjbQ, translating to MWYQQTLTLGEKSRGFHLVTEEIVGELRRLKDVQIGLLHLLLQHTSASLTLNENCDPTVRSDMEQHFLRHVPENAPYQHDYEGADDMPAHIKSSLLGTSLVLPVNRGRLVLGTWQGIWLGEHRVHGGARQIIATLQGE from the coding sequence ATGTGGTATCAGCAGACCCTTACCCTCGGTGAAAAGTCGCGAGGATTTCATCTGGTAACCGAAGAGATTGTCGGTGAGCTTCGTCGCCTGAAAGACGTGCAAATCGGCCTGCTTCATCTGCTCTTGCAGCATACTTCAGCCTCGCTGACGCTAAATGAAAATTGTGACCCCACGGTGCGTAGCGACATGGAACAGCACTTTTTACGTCATGTTCCTGAAAATGCGCCTTACCAACACGACTATGAAGGCGCTGATGATATGCCAGCTCATATCAAGTCGTCGCTGTTAGGCACTTCGCTGGTGTTGCCGGTTAATCGTGGGCGTCTGGTTCTCGGCACGTGGCAGGGAATCTGGCTCGGAGAGCATCGCGTTCATGGCGGTGCGCGTCAGATTATTGCCACCCTTCAAGGGGAATAA